The Gemmatimonadota bacterium genome has a segment encoding these proteins:
- a CDS encoding cell division protein ZapA, translating into MSDAPRHSVRVQVGGEELVVRSELPPEYTREVAAYFDDALRRIRTMLPTIEAHKAAILAGLAVTDELFRARRADLDMASRVSTMTDDLARLLPPAKRGQRVGPD; encoded by the coding sequence ATGAGCGACGCCCCCCGGCACTCGGTACGTGTGCAGGTTGGTGGCGAGGAGCTGGTCGTCCGCTCCGAGCTGCCCCCGGAGTACACTCGGGAAGTCGCCGCCTACTTCGATGACGCGCTCCGGCGGATCCGCACAATGCTGCCGACGATCGAAGCCCACAAGGCTGCGATTCTTGCCGGTCTCGCCGTGACCGATGAACTCTTCCGCGCGAGGCGCGCGGACCTCGACATGGCGTCGCGAGTGAGCACGATGACTGATGATCTTGCCCGCCTCCTGCCGCCCGCGAAGCGTGGGCAGCGCGTCGGACCCGACTGA
- the xseA gene encoding exodeoxyribonuclease VII large subunit, protein MSGVDEAWSVSRLARTIKRRVEDEFPAIWVKGELVGVKRYPSGHWYFGLRDAEAKVDCTMWKFAAARLKGPLEEGTEVFVLGTPNVWEERTSLRFNVTQVLPASGVGAQAQAVEQIKQRLLVDGLLDPARKRPLPRYATRIAVVTSIAGAAVRDIITVAGRRWPGVELLVINSAVQGDGAPQELVDALAIVARLERLDCCIVGRGGGSKEDLAAFNDEAVCRAIAACPVPVISAVGHEVDVTLADLVADVRAATPSQAAEFALPDRRDVAARLGSLRAAFVTALREQVGRRQQRLQRTRDRMGSALLDRLRGAERRLLTSRGRLAPALARHARRPGVRLAQLDGRLAPAMHRRLERFRATLGRNAAQLDALSPLAVLGRGYALPRAADGTVLRRVEDFIPGSGFNLRVADGVIAARVEEK, encoded by the coding sequence ATGAGCGGGGTGGACGAGGCGTGGAGCGTCTCTCGCCTTGCCCGCACCATCAAGCGTCGCGTCGAAGACGAGTTCCCGGCGATCTGGGTCAAGGGAGAACTCGTCGGCGTCAAGCGCTATCCCAGCGGACACTGGTACTTCGGGTTGCGCGACGCCGAAGCGAAGGTTGACTGCACCATGTGGAAGTTTGCGGCAGCCCGACTCAAGGGTCCGCTCGAGGAAGGCACGGAAGTCTTCGTGCTGGGAACACCAAACGTGTGGGAAGAGCGCACCTCGCTTCGCTTCAACGTGACCCAGGTTCTTCCCGCTTCCGGGGTGGGTGCACAGGCGCAGGCAGTCGAGCAGATCAAGCAGCGACTGCTCGTTGACGGCCTGCTCGACCCGGCCCGCAAGCGCCCGCTGCCACGCTACGCCACGCGCATTGCGGTGGTGACCTCGATCGCCGGAGCTGCGGTTCGCGATATCATCACCGTGGCAGGCCGACGCTGGCCCGGTGTCGAACTGCTGGTGATCAACAGCGCCGTGCAGGGTGACGGCGCCCCCCAGGAACTGGTCGATGCCCTGGCGATCGTCGCGCGCCTCGAACGACTCGACTGCTGCATCGTGGGGCGAGGCGGCGGCTCGAAGGAAGACCTCGCGGCATTCAACGATGAAGCGGTCTGTCGCGCGATTGCCGCGTGCCCGGTGCCGGTGATCAGCGCCGTGGGGCATGAGGTGGACGTGACGCTCGCCGACCTCGTCGCCGACGTCCGCGCCGCGACTCCCTCGCAGGCGGCCGAATTCGCCCTCCCGGATCGGCGCGATGTTGCGGCGCGACTTGGGTCGCTGCGTGCCGCCTTCGTCACTGCGCTGCGAGAGCAGGTGGGCCGGCGGCAGCAGCGGCTGCAGCGGACCCGCGACCGGATGGGGAGCGCCCTGCTCGACCGACTGCGGGGTGCCGAACGCCGACTCCTGACCAGTCGTGGGCGACTCGCGCCGGCGCTCGCCCGGCACGCGCGCCGCCCCGGAGTGCGACTCGCGCAACTCGACGGACGGCTCGCCCCGGCGATGCATCGTCGACTGGAACGATTCCGCGCCACCCTGGGCCGCAACGCCGCACAACTCGACGCGCTCTCGCCATTGGCCGTGCTCGGACGCGGTTATGCCCTGCCACGCGCTGCCGATGGCACCGTGTTGCGCCGTGTCGAAGATTTCATTCCCGGGAGTGGTTTCAACTTGCGAGTCGCTGACGGCGTCATAGCCGCTCGCGTGGAGGAAAAATGA
- the xseB gene encoding exodeoxyribonuclease VII small subunit, with protein sequence MSENPASLDQDLRRLEEIVRRLEDDDLALESALQLFEEGVGRLKSAQARLGEAETRVMQVLKDAESGELRTETLDG encoded by the coding sequence ATGAGCGAAAACCCCGCTTCTCTCGATCAGGACCTGCGCCGACTCGAGGAGATCGTGCGCCGACTCGAAGATGACGATCTCGCGCTCGAATCTGCCCTGCAGTTGTTCGAAGAGGGCGTTGGCCGCCTCAAGTCCGCCCAGGCGCGATTGGGCGAAGCCGAAACCCGGGTCATGCAGGTGCTCAAGGACGCCGAGTCAGGCGAGCTGCGCACTGAGACTCTCGATGGCTGA
- a CDS encoding NAD(+)/NADH kinase — MLAETARLAGERGWSLAGDQELEALCPSPLTLLDPDEIDLLVTFGGDGTLLRGARRLMGREVPILGVNFGRVGFLTSVARDEAARALTLFAAGEHRLSARSALMATVCGTDGTVREELAALNDVVLHKGGVARVVRFQVLIDGEPMGPVSADGLVVSTPTGSTAYSLSAGGPVVVPSLEAMIVTPICAHSLGVRPIVVRADAVVSIEPLDTRVNDMLVSFDGQESAMLAPGEVLEVKLAPWRVILVRFGDPGFFRRLREKLHWGDLSDRDQ; from the coding sequence GTGCTGGCCGAGACGGCACGCCTCGCTGGCGAGCGCGGCTGGTCGCTGGCAGGCGATCAGGAGCTCGAGGCACTCTGCCCGAGTCCGCTGACTCTCCTTGACCCCGATGAAATCGATCTGCTTGTCACCTTCGGCGGTGACGGCACCCTGCTGCGCGGCGCCCGGCGGCTCATGGGTCGGGAGGTGCCGATTCTCGGGGTCAACTTCGGGCGCGTCGGCTTCCTGACCTCGGTGGCACGCGATGAGGCCGCGCGGGCGCTGACGCTCTTTGCGGCGGGTGAGCATCGCCTCTCTGCACGCTCGGCGCTGATGGCGACGGTCTGTGGCACCGACGGCACCGTCCGCGAAGAACTTGCAGCACTCAACGACGTCGTGCTGCACAAGGGCGGCGTCGCGCGGGTGGTCCGGTTCCAGGTGCTGATCGATGGCGAGCCGATGGGACCCGTGTCCGCGGATGGCCTGGTGGTGTCCACCCCCACTGGCTCCACCGCCTACTCGCTGAGCGCGGGTGGCCCGGTGGTGGTGCCCTCCCTCGAAGCGATGATCGTGACGCCCATCTGCGCGCATTCCCTGGGTGTACGTCCCATTGTTGTGCGCGCCGATGCGGTGGTGAGCATCGAGCCGCTCGACACCCGCGTCAACGACATGCTGGTCTCCTTCGACGGCCAGGAGAGCGCGATGCTCGCGCCCGGCGAGGTGCTTGAGGTGAAGCTCGCCCCCTGGCGTGTCATCCTCGTGCGCTTCGGCGACCCCGGCTTCTTCCGTCGGTTGCGGGAGAAGCTGCACTGGGGCGACCTCTCCGACCGCGACCAGTGA
- the rny gene encoding ribonuclease Y, protein MMDATLLAGAGAGTVLGILLGAFLWNLLLASKGRSARALVAAAEQDVVGVRTAAAKEAAELRAAAGREAAELRAAGERDATVSRERQIVAAREEALALKEEATREAARRREEVERSERRLGDREAQLAERQDHHRAEERAVEQRRAELARAEAGLAEQREAIAREQHELQGRLEHIAGLTAEEAAREVRQQVEDEARTQAAALAREIKEKARREADKEARRLISMSTQRLAAEHTAETTVAAVALPSDEMKGRIIGREGRNIRAFELATGVDVIIDDTPDTVVVSCFDPIRREVARRALESLVADGRIHPGRIEELVVKARAELDGQLVDLGERAAYDAGVHGLHPELIKLVGRMRYRTSYGQNMYEHSKEVAWIAGMMATELHLDAALARRGGLLHDMGKVLTHEHEGTHVQLGVEMARKYGESAAVINCIEAHHDDVAHDSSESVLVQAADAISGSRPGARREAFESYVKRLTRLEEIASSYPGVEKTTVIQAGREIRVIVVPEKVNDAEAQTLSETIARRIEGELQYPGQIRVTVIRETRATDVAK, encoded by the coding sequence ATGATGGACGCGACTCTCCTCGCCGGCGCGGGTGCCGGCACCGTGCTGGGCATCCTCCTGGGTGCCTTTCTCTGGAACCTCCTCCTCGCCTCGAAAGGACGCTCCGCGCGCGCGCTCGTGGCCGCGGCGGAGCAGGATGTGGTCGGCGTCCGCACTGCCGCTGCAAAGGAGGCGGCCGAGCTTCGCGCGGCGGCCGGCAGGGAAGCCGCCGAGTTGCGCGCGGCGGGTGAGCGGGACGCCACCGTAAGTCGGGAGCGACAGATCGTGGCCGCCCGCGAAGAAGCGCTCGCGTTGAAGGAAGAGGCGACGCGTGAAGCCGCGCGCCGCCGCGAGGAGGTCGAACGCTCGGAGCGTCGACTCGGCGATCGTGAAGCCCAGCTGGCCGAGCGGCAGGACCACCACCGCGCCGAGGAGCGCGCGGTCGAACAGCGGCGAGCCGAACTCGCGCGGGCCGAGGCGGGCCTCGCTGAGCAGCGCGAGGCGATCGCGCGCGAACAGCACGAACTGCAGGGGCGACTCGAACACATCGCCGGCCTGACGGCCGAAGAGGCGGCGCGCGAAGTGCGCCAGCAGGTCGAGGATGAGGCCCGCACGCAGGCCGCCGCGCTCGCTCGGGAAATCAAGGAGAAGGCGCGTCGCGAGGCCGACAAGGAAGCCCGCCGGCTGATCTCGATGAGCACGCAGCGTCTCGCCGCCGAGCACACGGCGGAAACCACGGTGGCAGCAGTGGCGCTGCCCAGTGACGAAATGAAAGGACGGATCATTGGCCGCGAGGGCCGGAACATCCGGGCGTTCGAGCTGGCGACGGGCGTCGATGTCATTATCGACGACACGCCTGACACCGTGGTCGTCTCCTGTTTCGATCCGATTCGCCGTGAAGTCGCCCGGCGGGCGCTTGAGTCGCTCGTCGCCGACGGCAGGATCCATCCGGGCCGGATCGAGGAGCTGGTGGTCAAGGCGCGCGCCGAACTTGACGGTCAGCTCGTCGACCTCGGTGAGCGCGCCGCCTACGATGCGGGAGTGCATGGCCTCCATCCCGAGCTGATCAAGCTCGTGGGACGGATGCGGTATCGTACCTCCTACGGCCAGAACATGTACGAGCACTCGAAGGAGGTTGCCTGGATCGCGGGGATGATGGCGACCGAGCTGCATCTCGATGCCGCACTCGCCCGGCGCGGCGGGCTCCTCCACGACATGGGCAAGGTGCTGACCCACGAGCACGAGGGGACACACGTCCAGCTCGGGGTCGAAATGGCGCGCAAGTATGGTGAGAGCGCCGCGGTCATCAACTGTATCGAAGCCCACCATGATGACGTCGCGCACGATAGCAGCGAGTCGGTGCTGGTGCAGGCGGCTGATGCCATCAGCGGTTCCCGCCCGGGAGCACGCCGCGAAGCGTTCGAGAGCTACGTCAAGCGACTGACCCGGCTGGAAGAGATCGCGAGCAGTTATCCCGGAGTCGAGAAGACGACGGTGATCCAGGCCGGCCGCGAGATCCGGGTCATCGTCGTGCCCGAGAAGGTCAACGACGCCGAAGCACAGACGCTGTCGGAGACCATCGCGCGGCGGATCGAGGGCGAGCTGCAATATCCGGGGCAGATCCGGGTCACGGTCATTCGCGAGACGCGCGCCACGGATGTCGCGAAGTGA
- the dxs gene encoding 1-deoxy-D-xylulose-5-phosphate synthase, whose product MSLLAGIQGPADLKRLSREQLPQLAQEIRDRLIECVSVTGGHIGASLGVVELTIALLYEFDSPTDKVVWDVGHQAYAWKLLTGRNDRFETLRSVGGISGFLKRDESEHDQFGAGHAGTAMSAALGMATARDLHGEHNKVIAVVGDGALTCGLSYEAMNNAGHTECDILLIVNDNGMSISPNVGGISKMLGGIVADPRTDRVREAVKKVTFKLGGVFGDGVVHLARNVEESVKNLFSEGMLFEELGFRYFGPIDGHDLDKLGDTLAFVGKMKGPRVLHVLTEKGKGFSFAEANREKWHGLAAYDPKTGEARKKASGPPTWTQVFGDTLVALADEYPEFVAITAAMPAGTGTNIFQKAYPKRFFDVGIAEGHAVTFAGGLATQGIRPVVAIYSTFLQRAYDNIIHDIAVQNLPVVFCMDRAGLVGEDGQTHMGLYDIPYMLAVPGMTVAAPKDADELVGLMRTALTHDGPFSLRYPRDKTPLDPNPVASVAPVPYGTWEMLRPGKEVAILGTGTMALAALEAANLLVADGVDAAAVNARFIKPLDEAMLADLVRDCRLIVTCEEGSVVNGFGAYLAARLQQSHPEVRVIALGIPDELVVQAPRLEQLDRYGLSPARIAASVRAALTPAPVR is encoded by the coding sequence GTGTCCCTCCTTGCAGGTATTCAGGGCCCCGCCGACCTCAAGCGCCTTTCGCGGGAGCAGCTCCCCCAGCTTGCCCAGGAAATTCGCGATCGCCTGATCGAATGCGTGTCCGTCACCGGCGGCCATATCGGGGCATCGCTCGGCGTCGTCGAACTCACGATCGCGCTCCTCTACGAATTTGATTCGCCAACCGACAAGGTGGTCTGGGACGTAGGGCATCAGGCCTACGCCTGGAAGCTGCTGACCGGCCGGAACGATCGCTTCGAGACGCTGCGTTCGGTCGGCGGGATTTCGGGTTTCCTGAAGCGGGATGAGAGCGAGCACGACCAGTTCGGGGCAGGGCATGCCGGCACGGCGATGTCGGCCGCACTCGGGATGGCCACGGCTCGCGATCTCCACGGCGAACACAACAAGGTGATCGCGGTCGTCGGCGACGGCGCGCTCACCTGCGGCCTGTCGTACGAGGCGATGAACAACGCCGGCCATACCGAGTGCGATATCCTCCTCATCGTCAATGACAACGGGATGAGCATTTCGCCCAATGTGGGCGGTATCTCGAAGATGCTCGGTGGGATCGTCGCTGATCCGCGCACTGACCGTGTCCGCGAAGCTGTGAAGAAGGTGACCTTCAAGCTGGGCGGCGTGTTCGGCGACGGGGTCGTGCACCTGGCGCGCAATGTCGAGGAGTCGGTCAAGAATCTCTTCTCGGAAGGGATGCTCTTCGAGGAACTCGGCTTCCGGTATTTCGGTCCGATCGACGGTCACGATCTCGACAAGCTCGGCGATACCCTCGCATTCGTTGGCAAGATGAAGGGGCCGCGCGTGCTGCACGTGCTGACCGAGAAAGGGAAGGGCTTCTCCTTCGCCGAGGCGAATCGCGAGAAGTGGCACGGCCTCGCGGCGTACGATCCGAAGACCGGCGAAGCGCGCAAGAAGGCGAGCGGCCCGCCGACGTGGACTCAGGTTTTCGGCGATACGCTCGTTGCCCTGGCCGATGAATATCCCGAATTCGTGGCGATCACCGCTGCCATGCCTGCGGGCACCGGCACAAACATCTTCCAGAAGGCATATCCGAAGCGTTTCTTCGACGTCGGAATCGCGGAAGGCCATGCGGTCACCTTCGCCGGTGGCCTCGCGACTCAGGGCATTCGCCCGGTTGTCGCGATCTACTCTACCTTCCTCCAGCGCGCGTATGACAACATCATTCATGACATCGCGGTGCAGAACCTTCCCGTGGTGTTCTGCATGGATCGCGCGGGTCTCGTAGGCGAGGATGGCCAGACCCACATGGGGCTCTACGACATCCCGTACATGCTCGCCGTGCCCGGGATGACGGTCGCCGCACCGAAGGACGCGGACGAACTTGTCGGCCTGATGCGGACCGCGCTCACGCACGATGGGCCCTTCTCGCTGCGGTATCCGAGAGACAAGACGCCACTCGATCCCAACCCGGTCGCGAGCGTGGCACCGGTACCATACGGCACCTGGGAGATGCTTCGTCCCGGAAAGGAGGTTGCGATTCTCGGCACCGGCACCATGGCGCTCGCTGCACTCGAGGCGGCCAATCTGCTGGTTGCCGATGGGGTCGATGCCGCGGCAGTCAATGCCCGGTTCATCAAGCCCCTCGACGAGGCCATGCTTGCGGATCTCGTGCGCGACTGCCGGCTCATTGTGACGTGCGAGGAAGGATCTGTGGTGAACGGCTTCGGCGCCTATCTCGCCGCGCGGCTGCAGCAGAGTCACCCCGAGGTGCGGGTGATTGCCCTCGGCATTCCGGATGAGCTGGTAGTGCAGGCCCCCCGACTCGAGCAGCTGGACCGCTACGGCCTCTCACCGGCACGCATCGCCGCGTCGGTACGCGCGGCACTCACTCCCGCTCCGGTGCGCTGA
- a CDS encoding polyprenyl synthetase family protein, producing the protein MAEMQEGDVTALLAEAREVVDRELELCAARMSATMAPPLGDALAYALRSPGKRVRPALVIAAYRAAGGTSPAISGVATAVEIVHTYSLVHDDLPCMDDDDLRRGRPTTHRAFDVATATRVGYLLVPVAAEELVRAGRALGLAPIAIGRLAAALFEAGGIRGMVGGQWLDLEAEGRRLDLPELMAVHRGKTGALIRAAVVLGGLAAGASDAVLTAFGSFGDEIGLAFQVADDVLDATATSEALGKTAGRDAELAKSTYVGLLGVEGARLAASDHESGGLRALETAGVPSTSLGALARYIVTRSS; encoded by the coding sequence ATGGCTGAGATGCAGGAGGGCGATGTCACCGCCCTCCTTGCCGAGGCCCGCGAGGTGGTCGATCGCGAGCTCGAGCTCTGCGCCGCCAGGATGTCCGCGACAATGGCACCGCCGCTGGGCGACGCGCTTGCCTACGCATTGCGCAGCCCCGGGAAGCGAGTGCGGCCGGCACTCGTGATCGCCGCATACCGTGCCGCCGGCGGCACCTCGCCGGCGATTTCCGGCGTTGCGACTGCCGTCGAGATCGTGCACACGTATTCGCTCGTTCACGATGATTTGCCGTGCATGGACGACGACGACCTGCGACGCGGTCGTCCCACCACTCACCGTGCCTTCGATGTGGCGACTGCCACGCGCGTCGGTTACCTGCTGGTTCCGGTGGCGGCCGAGGAGCTGGTTCGCGCCGGCCGCGCCCTGGGGCTGGCACCCATCGCCATCGGTCGGCTCGCCGCAGCACTCTTCGAGGCCGGGGGAATCCGTGGCATGGTCGGCGGACAGTGGCTCGATCTCGAGGCCGAAGGGCGCCGCCTCGACCTGCCGGAGCTGATGGCCGTCCATCGGGGAAAGACCGGTGCGCTGATCCGGGCGGCTGTCGTCCTTGGAGGCCTCGCGGCCGGTGCCTCCGATGCCGTCCTCACGGCATTCGGCAGCTTCGGGGATGAGATCGGTCTCGCCTTTCAGGTCGCTGACGACGTGCTCGATGCGACCGCAACCTCGGAAGCGCTGGGCAAGACGGCCGGGCGGGATGCCGAGCTGGCCAAATCCACCTACGTCGGGCTGCTGGGCGTCGAGGGCGCGCGCCTGGCGGCCTCCGACCACGAATCCGGCGGGCTCCGGGCACTCGAGACCGCCGGGGTCCCGAGCACATCTCTGGGGGCCCTGGCACGGTATATTGTGACCAGATCATCATGA
- a CDS encoding tetrahydrofolate dehydrogenase/cyclohydrolase catalytic domain-containing protein translates to MSARILDGVAIAAGIRSEVAASVAALRARGLVPGLAVILVGENAASQIYVRSKEKACIDAGMHSETVILPADTTEGELLATIDRLNRDARIHGILCQLPVPPHIDTDKVLRRIDPAKDVDGFHPMNVGKLVLGDPTAFRPATPYGIQEILIRSGIPTRGAHAVIVGRSTIVGRPMASLLLQSGPGGDATVTVAHSRTADLATVCRSADILIVAIGRANFIGADAVKPGATIIDVGINRVEDATRPKGYRVVGDVDFEAVLPVAGAITPVPGGVGPMTIAMLLANTLQAATLQGGTR, encoded by the coding sequence GTGAGCGCACGCATTCTCGATGGTGTCGCGATTGCAGCCGGTATCCGGTCCGAGGTTGCGGCGTCGGTTGCTGCCCTGCGCGCGCGCGGGCTCGTGCCCGGGCTCGCCGTGATACTCGTCGGTGAGAACGCGGCGTCGCAGATCTATGTCCGCTCCAAGGAGAAGGCATGCATCGATGCCGGGATGCACTCGGAGACCGTGATTCTCCCCGCCGACACCACCGAAGGTGAGCTCCTCGCCACGATCGACCGGCTCAACCGTGATGCGCGCATCCACGGCATTCTCTGCCAGTTGCCAGTACCGCCGCATATCGACACCGACAAGGTGCTGCGACGGATCGACCCGGCAAAGGATGTCGACGGCTTTCACCCCATGAACGTGGGCAAGCTGGTGCTTGGGGACCCGACCGCGTTCCGGCCGGCCACGCCGTACGGCATTCAGGAAATCCTGATTCGCTCTGGTATTCCCACCCGCGGTGCCCACGCCGTCATCGTCGGTCGCTCCACCATCGTCGGTCGACCGATGGCATCCTTGCTGCTGCAATCCGGACCTGGCGGTGACGCCACGGTGACCGTGGCGCACTCGCGCACGGCTGATCTCGCGACGGTGTGCCGCTCAGCGGACATCCTGATCGTGGCGATTGGCCGCGCGAACTTCATCGGCGCCGATGCGGTGAAGCCGGGGGCAACCATCATCGACGTCGGCATCAACCGGGTCGAGGACGCGACGCGCCCCAAGGGCTATCGTGTGGTGGGCGACGTGGACTTCGAGGCGGTGCTCCCGGTGGCTGGGGCGATTACTCCGGTGCCCGGCGGTGTCGGCCCGATGACGATCGCGATGCTGCTGGCAAATACCCTGCAAGCCGCCACCCTGCAGGGCGGCACGCGATGA
- the recN gene encoding DNA repair protein RecN, with amino-acid sequence MTLVSLRVRDLATVADVTLELAGGLNVLTGETGAGKSMLVDALALLLGDRADRAAVRPTASRAVIEGVFDAIPAAARAQLEVAGVDIEESLILRREVTAEGRSRAWINGSATTVGALARLGEALVDLHGQHQTIQLLEPAMQRDLLDAFGDALPLARAVMTAHAELDALRDDAAELAARRDAAQRRADWLRHVITEIDAAKPRPDEDVTLDREVTRLGHAGALGDHARQVREALDGDDGSARSAIARAERSLNALERLDDSVTPWRELLDAAYAQLDELARLADGYAGDLAEDPARLESLERRRDTLYTLKQKHGQTLAAVLTTRDEAQAELDLLDSAVLDLRTFATRIGAAEAALATISAELSARRQQAAEQLGRETNRLLPRLGLAGGELAVSLERLDSVGPHGAEVVTLMVRLNRGMAAQPLARVASGGELSRLMLALKVVLARHDAVPTLVFDEVDQGIGGEVGARVGDALSQIGERHQVLVITHLPQIAARADHHLRVAKATRGGIATSDVVTLFGEDRVLELARMLGDADDDAARRLAQSLLRGATTA; translated from the coding sequence GTGACGCTCGTCTCGCTCCGCGTCCGCGACCTGGCCACGGTCGCCGATGTCACGCTCGAACTCGCCGGCGGCCTCAATGTGCTCACCGGCGAAACCGGTGCCGGGAAATCGATGCTGGTCGATGCCCTCGCCCTGCTCCTCGGCGACCGTGCCGACCGTGCCGCGGTTCGGCCCACCGCCAGCCGTGCGGTGATCGAGGGTGTCTTTGACGCCATTCCTGCGGCGGCGCGCGCCCAGCTCGAGGTCGCCGGCGTCGATATTGAGGAGTCACTGATTCTCCGCCGCGAAGTCACCGCCGAAGGGCGTTCGCGTGCCTGGATCAACGGGTCAGCGACGACGGTGGGCGCCCTCGCGCGGCTGGGTGAGGCCCTCGTCGACCTGCACGGTCAGCATCAGACGATTCAACTGCTCGAACCGGCGATGCAGCGGGACCTGCTGGATGCATTCGGTGATGCGCTGCCCCTCGCGCGCGCCGTGATGACAGCGCATGCCGAACTCGATGCGTTGCGCGACGACGCCGCCGAGCTGGCAGCGCGCCGCGACGCAGCACAGCGCCGCGCCGACTGGCTGCGCCACGTCATCACCGAAATCGATGCGGCCAAGCCGCGGCCCGACGAGGACGTCACGCTCGACCGCGAGGTGACACGTCTCGGGCATGCCGGGGCACTCGGCGATCATGCCCGGCAGGTGCGCGAAGCCCTCGACGGCGATGATGGCAGCGCCCGCAGCGCCATCGCGCGCGCCGAGCGCTCACTCAACGCGCTCGAGCGTCTCGATGATAGTGTGACCCCGTGGCGTGAACTTCTCGACGCCGCCTATGCTCAGCTCGACGAACTCGCCCGACTCGCTGACGGCTACGCCGGCGACCTCGCGGAGGATCCTGCGCGGCTTGAGTCACTGGAGCGCCGGCGCGACACTCTCTACACGCTGAAGCAGAAGCACGGTCAGACGCTTGCCGCTGTCCTCACGACGCGCGATGAGGCGCAGGCCGAACTCGATCTGCTGGACTCGGCTGTGCTCGATCTGCGCACCTTCGCGACCCGGATCGGCGCTGCCGAGGCGGCACTTGCCACCATTTCCGCGGAGCTGTCGGCGCGACGTCAACAGGCCGCTGAGCAACTCGGGCGCGAGACCAATCGTCTCCTCCCCCGACTCGGCCTCGCCGGTGGCGAGCTGGCGGTGTCGCTTGAGCGGCTCGACTCGGTCGGACCGCACGGCGCCGAAGTGGTGACGCTGATGGTGCGCCTGAATCGCGGCATGGCTGCCCAGCCGCTGGCACGCGTCGCATCGGGCGGAGAACTTTCCCGGCTGATGCTGGCGCTCAAGGTGGTGCTCGCGCGTCACGATGCCGTGCCGACACTGGTCTTCGATGAAGTCGATCAGGGAATCGGCGGGGAGGTCGGCGCGCGCGTCGGCGACGCATTGAGCCAGATCGGTGAGCGGCATCAGGTTCTGGTGATCACCCACTTGCCGCAGATTGCCGCGCGCGCCGACCATCATCTCCGCGTCGCGAAGGCGACCCGCGGCGGGATCGCCACGAGCGACGTGGTGACGCTGTTTGGCGAGGATCGCGTGCTCGAACTGGCCCGGATGCTCGGTGACGCCGACGACGATGCTGCACGCCGCCTGGCGCAATCGCTGCTTCGTGGCGCGACTACTGCCTGA